AAAACTTCGGAAGATTCCATCCTTATATTAATTTTGCATCGGTGCCTCGTGCTCCTTCCTTCCGTACCACTGAGTATATGTTGGTAGAACCATCTTCCTTGTTATATATCACTGCAGATCCTCACCAAAACAAAGTGACAACTAATCAAACGATGTTAATGCACCTCACATTAGTTAATACAAAGACAAGTCTGTTTGACTATATTTTGTAGGAAAACAATTTCCTAAGATCCACATCCAGGTCATTTTAATTCCAATCGGTTAATACATAACCATCTTAGATGGTCTGAACAATTAATTCAGTACCAACAAAAATAGATAAAATAATGCATTCCTGAGTCAATTACAAGAGTCACCATTCCAGTACTCCAACAAATGAAAATGTCTCATGTGCGTTACAAATGTAACATGACCTGCAAACCGGAAAACATTTACGTTCAAGCTTGCGATCTAGGAACACCAGAAAATCAGTTCTACCTTCAGTCAATATTATCAATGCTCTTGGTTAGACATTCCGACGCCTTATGGTAATCAAACCCGCATATGCCACAACacttattattttttctttttcttcttgccaACCTTCCTCCCTGACTGCTTCAGTTTCTCCCTTCAGGTGCACTCTCTCAATTATCACTGACACTTATTCCGGAGCGCTCTCTCAATTGCACCAATTAAACTTGGTGCGGACCCTTCAGGTGCATCTTTAGGGATCCTTTTACTGAAAAAGGTAGGAAACCAAATATATACATTAATGGTTATGCTGAAACAAAGGGATTTGGTTATTACTCAGGGACCAAGGTGCTGAAAATTTTTGTCAACCAGATGTAGAAACTGTACTATACGTATTGGATAATTATATGTTTTTATAGAACAAATCATATACCATGCACAGGGGTTTTCCAATTGATGTTAATGCAGACAAACAACacataccttttatttttcgCCAATGTTATTTTTACTTTGCTCCCAGAAGAATTTGTGCATTCAACTAATTATGGACAAAGCAAAGTAGATAGATGGACCATACCCCTTAGGCCATGGCTGAGCTAAAACTTGATCACTAATAATGGTGATGTTCCCAGACGCATTCCCTTCCGGATGAATTTTTGATGAAATTGGGTCTGATCCATCCATTCTTCCATACAATGTGTCACACGGCTCTTGTTCAACCTGGCTGCCCTTTCTTGATTGAATTGGGACTGAATTTATTCCTCCCTCTCCGGCCCTTAACAATGTTAAGTTAATCAACACATGTTGGGGACATAAAACAGGTGGTCAGTAACAGACATATGTAGACCATTTAGGGATCATGATGCTGATAACTTCTAGCATACTGAATTACTGATATGTCAGCAGTAGTTGTGCATTTTTTTAGTATGgtcaaaagaaaagcaaataACAGTAGCATACCCATTAGGCCTTGGTTGAGTTAAAACTTCAGAATCAAACACTGTGATGTTGCCTGAAGGATTCCATTCATGTTCAATTTGTGACGACATTGGCACTGATCCATCCTGTTTGCCAGCCAAGTTGAAACAAGGATCTGGTTCAACATGATCCATTTCTGTTGCAGCAATTTATACTGAATTTGGGTAACCCTGTTCGCTGCTTAATAATGTTCAGATAATGAACACATTGTATGAACCAGAAAACATGTGGTAATTAACAAATACCACAGAGGAAATGAATGCACCAATTGAAATGACTGCCAAAGTGATTCAGAAAATGCTTTACCAAAAATAGGAAGAAGCACCGTGCACATCTCTGTTATGGTCCGTTGGTGAATTTTTAGTATTCTGATCAACTACTGCATCATCCCAGCTATGTTCATGTTGCACATGCCCAGAAACAGTTTTACCATCCATTTTAGCAGCAGGATAGTTCAAAACTCCATTGGTGGTTCTCATTACCATTTCCTGGAATGCCAACCCTCGACCTGATTTGCTCGTGAAAAAAATACCAAATGAAAACAGCAAAAACATGTCACAATAACGCGGTGGATGCAGCACAGATTAGCCTGAAAGTTTTTATTCTCCAACTTGGATGCGAATGAAACACAAACGTTCGATTACACATCTGGTGGTTGATGTGCGATTGCAGCACCAATGGGTAGCAGTTCAGAACGGCCGCCTCTTCACCGAAATGAAACCACTAGCTCGCTCTGCAAGTTCAAGACCAGATTGAGCAGAGATTTTGTGGTCGGAGAATAACCAAATATGAAGCTGAATGGGGAGCAAGA
This sequence is a window from Panicum virgatum strain AP13 chromosome 7K, P.virgatum_v5, whole genome shotgun sequence. Protein-coding genes within it:
- the LOC120641319 gene encoding uncharacterized protein LOC120641319, with the translated sequence MCTVLLPIFEMDHVEPDPCFNLAGKQDGSVPMSSQIEHEWNPSGNITVFDSEVLTQPRPNGAGEGGINSVPIQSRKGSQVEQEPCDTLYGRMDGSDPISSKIHPEGNASGNITIISDQVLAQPWPKGKRIPKDAPEGSAPSLIGAIERALRNKCQ